A part of Limihaloglobus sulfuriphilus genomic DNA contains:
- a CDS encoding dihydrodipicolinate synthase family protein has protein sequence MKKQFSKDVCSVMLTSFNDDKSIDLNGLRSLIDFYIDNGCNALFAACSSSEVLYLTRDEIVTLCRETVDYTAGRAEVFGGAICQSSLAEQAELIKMIKDAGIEVPVITTNQLCKEDDPSDVWKDNLLRLLEMTDGPLGMYESPFPFVRLLSTDEMQLVVDSGRFAFFKDTCCNIDGLKEKIQIKDGSSMAFYNANVDTLVGSLDEGADGYCGTAANFYPEVIRLICDNHADHDLIKPAFDFIRKGEDAFKNTYPLAAKYFLQKRGVDMKLNCRTEVKTLASKDEQMLSTLLSDMHDVLKIYEQKSCTSEK, from the coding sequence ATGAAAAAACAATTTTCAAAAGATGTATGCTCGGTAATGCTGACATCCTTCAATGATGATAAAAGCATTGACCTTAACGGATTACGAAGTCTGATAGACTTTTATATAGATAACGGCTGTAATGCGCTCTTCGCCGCCTGTTCTTCAAGTGAGGTTCTCTACTTAACCAGGGACGAGATCGTAACTCTCTGCCGCGAAACTGTTGATTATACCGCCGGCAGGGCGGAAGTCTTCGGCGGGGCGATATGCCAGAGCAGTCTTGCCGAACAGGCCGAGCTGATTAAGATGATCAAAGATGCCGGAATTGAGGTGCCTGTGATTACTACAAATCAGCTCTGCAAAGAAGATGACCCGTCAGATGTCTGGAAAGACAACCTGCTCAGGCTGCTTGAAATGACTGACGGGCCTCTGGGTATGTATGAATCGCCGTTTCCGTTTGTAAGGCTGCTCAGCACAGATGAAATGCAGCTTGTTGTAGATTCGGGCAGGTTTGCTTTCTTCAAGGACACATGCTGCAATATTGATGGATTAAAGGAAAAGATTCAAATCAAAGACGGTTCTTCGATGGCTTTCTATAATGCAAACGTGGACACTCTCGTTGGTTCTCTCGATGAGGGCGCAGACGGATATTGCGGCACCGCGGCTAATTTTTATCCGGAGGTAATCAGGCTTATCTGCGATAATCATGCTGACCATGACCTGATCAAGCCGGCGTTCGACTTTATCCGCAAGGGTGAAGACGCGTTCAAGAATACCTATCCGCTGGCGGCAAAATATTTCCTTCAGAAGAGGGGAGTTGATATGAAACTCAACTGCCGAACAGAAGTAAAGACTCTGGCTTCTAAGGATGAGCAAATGCTTTCAACCTTACTCTCTGATATGCATGATGTCCTTAAAATCTATGAACAAAAATCATGTACATCGGAAAAGTAA
- a CDS encoding type II secretion system protein → MKFKKGFTLIELLVVISIIALLMAIMLPALGRARELAKMVVCRSNLKTLVIGSILWSEDNDGWAIAGDWYKDPGENEKESSICPYVEASKKTENDSFVCPSANAADFFQVDPNFSTDAKKFTYAANGYICLNLSPYNEGSPGTAGPSKGSLYGYDSRERKDATNIFWTEHGVTKIVNIRQPQETVYFIDHEYYQAFSWTFNPHKDPLSFSPTYRFRTRWHQKKADDWYGKGNIAWVDGHVTVEPDNFEQYRKPDTNKDPWWRYYFYDH, encoded by the coding sequence ATGAAATTCAAAAAAGGTTTTACTCTGATTGAACTGCTGGTAGTAATATCAATCATCGCTTTGCTGATGGCAATAATGCTGCCGGCACTCGGGCGGGCAAGAGAGCTCGCAAAAATGGTTGTCTGCAGAAGCAACCTCAAAACACTTGTTATAGGCTCGATTCTCTGGTCAGAAGACAATGACGGCTGGGCAATCGCCGGCGACTGGTACAAGGACCCCGGCGAAAACGAAAAAGAAAGCTCCATATGCCCTTACGTAGAGGCGTCAAAGAAAACTGAAAACGATTCTTTCGTCTGCCCGTCTGCAAACGCCGCCGATTTCTTCCAGGTGGATCCGAATTTTTCAACCGACGCGAAAAAATTCACCTATGCTGCCAACGGCTATATCTGCCTCAATCTCAGCCCATACAATGAAGGCTCGCCCGGAACAGCAGGCCCGTCAAAGGGATCACTGTATGGATACGATTCCCGCGAACGCAAAGACGCCACGAATATTTTCTGGACAGAACACGGAGTAACAAAAATTGTCAACATCCGTCAACCCCAGGAAACGGTGTATTTTATTGACCATGAATATTACCAGGCGTTCAGCTGGACATTCAACCCCCATAAAGATCCGCTCTCGTTCTCTCCAACCTATCGTTTCCGCACACGCTGGCATCAGAAGAAAGCAGACGACTGGTACGGCAAAGGAAATATCGCCTGGGTTGACGGGCATGTTACAGTTGAGCCGGACAACTTTGAGCAGTACAGAAAACCAGACACAAACAAAGATCCGTGGTGGAGATACTATTTTTACGATCATTGA
- a CDS encoding LamG domain-containing protein, with product MFKNSLVCILLISFVTIAGTEAANKVLEWKFDGNLNDTGPNGIHANDYQGIGYDTGVDGQALVSDGSTCAYKTGINTALLPFGAADTWSVNVWVYSDTLPADWNVVYALGQKPFGTTGGTSRSLYSAGEFSRIVFTDGDGNFLSTPDYWEPGKWQMMTTTYDGTDVRVYKNGTLLSKKAFTFTDAPGEIRIPSNPGWSTFFAGKFDEFTIWDDALTEAEIENLIIPEFIPEPEVYARYIMDDLGSDATIPDHSGNGFDAYFDHWVGSPYDFLVDGALKFVGEQKVDLPVSVSNGPEYSVCFWLNAGWQAYTTAFYQEKGSDGSEFIIRGDVVDNQGVFKIYSKDRYWDMVYYLMTSASGVLNFEWHHIAVTANSSGVKFYVDGELADQAASQRGDNKTPIESSYIGYQNNGTYLGKESEPAYIDNFQLWTTALSPAEIQLIAAAANYNGDVAIDARDFRVLAADWLTDNRQAAGETEMNIDDFESGIGPAWSVGEPSEDYNGTGTIALTDNAYEGSAALRWSYELPEPPTIENNNYTTILYDIGSETDLSGYDTLSMQVYRHAGNTAESLFYIKFRNAAGTVKAEAWHQSGGAVVSPADTWDEWVIDLDQLKGYQGEGTVDSSVLTDIRVVGIGCGSWDRSDARTGIIDFDAIKLAETAECTAEIKTDLNSDCVIDLLDFAIMGADWTGN from the coding sequence ATGTTTAAGAATTCACTGGTTTGTATTTTGCTGATTTCTTTTGTTACAATTGCCGGCACCGAAGCGGCAAACAAGGTATTAGAATGGAAATTTGACGGCAACCTCAACGACACAGGGCCTAATGGTATTCATGCAAACGACTACCAGGGAATAGGTTACGACACGGGCGTTGACGGACAGGCACTTGTCTCTGACGGCAGCACTTGTGCCTACAAAACCGGCATTAACACCGCCCTGCTGCCTTTTGGAGCGGCAGATACATGGTCTGTAAACGTCTGGGTATATTCTGATACGCTTCCCGCTGACTGGAACGTTGTGTATGCCCTTGGCCAGAAACCATTCGGTACTACCGGCGGTACTTCACGCTCGCTCTATTCGGCGGGCGAATTCTCAAGAATTGTTTTTACAGACGGCGATGGAAATTTTCTTTCCACTCCAGACTACTGGGAACCCGGCAAGTGGCAGATGATGACAACAACCTATGACGGTACTGATGTGCGGGTTTACAAAAACGGCACACTCCTGTCAAAGAAGGCGTTCACGTTTACGGATGCTCCCGGGGAAATCCGTATCCCCTCAAACCCCGGCTGGAGCACTTTCTTTGCGGGCAAGTTCGATGAATTCACGATATGGGACGACGCTTTGACCGAAGCGGAAATCGAAAACCTTATTATACCCGAGTTTATACCAGAACCAGAAGTTTATGCACGGTATATAATGGACGATTTGGGCAGCGACGCAACGATACCTGACCACAGCGGCAACGGTTTTGACGCGTATTTCGACCACTGGGTCGGCTCGCCCTATGACTTCCTCGTTGACGGAGCTTTAAAGTTTGTCGGCGAACAAAAGGTTGACCTGCCTGTATCCGTCTCAAACGGGCCTGAATATTCTGTATGCTTTTGGCTCAATGCCGGATGGCAGGCTTATACAACGGCATTTTACCAGGAAAAAGGCTCCGACGGCAGCGAATTCATTATACGCGGCGATGTCGTAGATAACCAGGGCGTGTTCAAGATTTACAGCAAAGACCGCTACTGGGACATGGTCTATTACCTCATGACTAGCGCTTCGGGGGTACTGAATTTCGAGTGGCATCATATAGCAGTTACAGCAAACAGCTCGGGTGTCAAGTTCTACGTTGACGGTGAGCTGGCTGACCAGGCCGCGAGCCAGAGAGGCGACAATAAAACACCAATAGAATCCTCATACATAGGTTACCAGAACAACGGCACGTACCTGGGCAAGGAATCTGAGCCGGCGTATATAGACAACTTCCAGCTCTGGACAACAGCCCTTAGCCCTGCGGAAATACAGCTGATAGCCGCCGCGGCTAACTACAATGGTGATGTCGCGATAGATGCCCGGGACTTCAGGGTGCTTGCCGCGGACTGGCTAACGGACAACCGACAGGCCGCTGGCGAAACAGAAATGAACATCGACGACTTTGAAAGCGGAATCGGGCCCGCGTGGTCTGTGGGCGAGCCTTCCGAAGATTATAACGGCACGGGCACCATTGCCCTAACCGACAACGCTTACGAAGGCAGCGCAGCGCTTCGCTGGAGTTATGAGCTCCCCGAGCCGCCGACAATCGAGAACAACAACTACACGACAATCCTTTACGATATCGGCTCTGAAACGGATCTCTCCGGCTATGACACGCTCTCAATGCAAGTATATCGACATGCCGGAAACACAGCCGAAAGCCTCTTTTACATAAAATTCAGGAACGCGGCGGGAACTGTAAAAGCCGAAGCCTGGCACCAGAGCGGAGGAGCTGTTGTAAGCCCCGCGGATACATGGGATGAGTGGGTTATTGACCTTGACCAGCTCAAAGGGTACCAAGGCGAGGGCACGGTTGACAGCTCTGTTTTGACGGATATCCGTGTTGTCGGGATTGGCTGCGGCAGCTGGGACAGGTCAGACGCCCGTACAGGAATTATCGATTTTGACGCAATAAAGTTGGCAGAAACTGCTGAATGCACCGCCGAGATAAAAACTGACCTCAACAGCGACTGCGTAATTGATCTGCTTGATTTTGCGATAATGGGTGCAGACTGGACTGGAAATTAA
- a CDS encoding LacI family DNA-binding transcriptional regulator, which yields MSVSKNKKTVPQLKDVAKEANVSLTTASIILRNGNGRFHEDTKKRVFQAARELGWQQNLLVQSMQTGKTRTIGVLVPPFDSYWTNVLSGIHQELTDADYMPITLWAGDSNKFSNETQGLEHIRKLIGHRVEGLIAWPDFAETYRANIRELSNINIPFVVIDHALPEKEGVDSVQTDEEQGGKLVAEHLIGLGHKKIACFSEFQKSARSWQLMRTKYFEFAVYTTAKDVEYSIWHLNDDETDGIEVALRMLSDKNRPTAVFAETDHLATDVYNAASELGIKIPQELSVVGFSGLDFTKKMRPPLTTVMQRGIEVGHHAGRMLINRIENKETGSAHTVRVGCDFILRNSTAPPVN from the coding sequence ATGTCAGTGAGTAAAAACAAAAAAACAGTTCCTCAGCTTAAAGACGTTGCAAAAGAGGCAAACGTATCCTTGACCACCGCCTCTATTATACTTCGAAACGGCAACGGCAGATTCCACGAAGACACCAAAAAACGTGTTTTTCAGGCTGCCAGAGAGCTCGGCTGGCAGCAAAACCTGCTTGTACAGAGTATGCAGACCGGCAAAACCCGAACTATCGGGGTGCTTGTGCCGCCTTTTGACTCATACTGGACCAACGTCCTCTCCGGAATACATCAGGAGCTCACCGATGCCGACTATATGCCGATTACTCTGTGGGCAGGAGATTCAAATAAATTCTCCAACGAAACCCAGGGGCTTGAACATATCCGCAAACTGATCGGCCACAGGGTAGAGGGACTCATTGCCTGGCCTGATTTTGCTGAAACATACAGAGCCAATATACGTGAGCTTAGCAACATAAATATACCTTTTGTTGTCATAGACCACGCTCTGCCGGAAAAGGAAGGCGTAGATTCGGTACAAACCGACGAGGAACAGGGCGGAAAACTTGTAGCAGAGCATCTTATCGGTCTTGGTCATAAGAAAATAGCATGTTTTTCGGAGTTCCAGAAATCCGCCAGAAGCTGGCAGCTTATGCGTACAAAGTATTTTGAATTCGCGGTTTACACCACTGCCAAAGATGTTGAATACAGTATATGGCACCTAAACGATGACGAAACCGACGGTATCGAGGTTGCTCTGAGAATGCTCTCTGATAAGAACCGCCCAACCGCGGTTTTTGCCGAGACAGACCACCTTGCCACAGATGTTTACAACGCCGCCTCCGAGCTGGGAATAAAAATACCCCAAGAGCTTTCCGTTGTCGGATTTTCCGGTCTTGATTTCACAAAGAAAATGAGGCCGCCCCTGACAACAGTCATGCAGCGGGGCATAGAAGTAGGTCACCATGCCGGCAGGATGCTTATAAACAGAATAGAAAATAAAGAAACAGGCTCTGCCCATACGGTAAGGGTAGGCTGTGATTTTATATTGAGGAATTCCACAGCACCACCAGTAAACTGA
- a CDS encoding sodium:solute symporter family transporter: MNYLGTLDYAVIGSYLFVLVVMGFYLQKKASASMDDYFLAGKSLPWWAIGISGMGWSLDITGTMLIVSLLYILGPRGLFVEFRGGVPLGLIFVMAWTGKWHRRSNCMTGAEWQAYRFGPGLPGSFARVLSAVAGIVFTLGMLAYLVKGVGLFLSTFIPVLTPLQCSLIMVGVATLYTVTSGFYGVVYSDIFQAFLIFAGIIVVTVIAVTNVSSGQELAELSGRISGNSDWMTSLPQIQTDMPRAYEMYECLLMFTMFLVLRNLINGFASGNTPQYFAAKNERECGRIACLWSSLLMFRWPMMIGYAILGLYLVEGMFPDMAVLDQAVQLIHQNLPDIPKAQWPDTLSRIANNSVDYPQIAAGLEQILGGSWRETIHMLSFEGGVNAEKVLPAVLLHYVPVGFKGLILVTLIAASMSTFDSTINLAAPLFTRDIYQTYFRPKSSNKELLTVTYIFTVLLVATGFLMGYTTKSINEIWGWVTMGLGSGLAVPGMLRLYWWRFNGQGFAIGTFAGMAAAIIQKLIWPELAEQWQFVILTIISLTFTIAGTYMTKPTDRSVLENFYKTTRPFGLWGPFRDTLPPTVQTALKKENRNSLVSLPFIFVWMISLYMMPMQLMIRDFRAFGISLIFFAVAVAGIFKFWVGNHHSTDALEALEAGK, from the coding sequence TTGAATTATCTTGGGACTCTGGACTATGCTGTAATCGGCTCTTATCTTTTTGTGCTTGTAGTAATGGGGTTTTACCTCCAGAAAAAGGCCTCCGCGTCGATGGATGATTATTTCCTCGCCGGCAAATCGCTGCCATGGTGGGCAATCGGCATTTCCGGCATGGGCTGGTCACTAGACATCACCGGCACAATGCTTATCGTTTCGCTGCTTTATATACTTGGCCCACGCGGGCTGTTTGTGGAGTTTCGCGGCGGGGTGCCGCTGGGACTTATATTTGTCATGGCGTGGACGGGTAAATGGCATCGCCGCTCAAACTGCATGACAGGTGCCGAATGGCAGGCGTACCGATTCGGCCCGGGATTGCCGGGCAGTTTTGCCAGGGTTCTTTCTGCTGTCGCAGGCATTGTATTTACCCTGGGTATGCTCGCTTATCTGGTTAAGGGCGTGGGGCTTTTCCTTTCTACGTTTATACCTGTACTTACTCCGCTTCAATGTTCCCTTATAATGGTAGGTGTAGCAACACTTTACACGGTTACTTCGGGTTTCTATGGAGTGGTTTACAGTGATATTTTTCAGGCGTTTCTGATATTTGCCGGAATAATTGTTGTAACAGTTATTGCCGTTACAAATGTCTCGAGCGGCCAGGAGCTTGCCGAATTGAGCGGCCGGATAAGCGGCAACAGTGACTGGATGACAAGCCTGCCGCAGATACAAACAGACATGCCCAGGGCTTATGAAATGTATGAATGTCTGCTGATGTTTACTATGTTCCTCGTTTTGCGAAACCTTATCAACGGATTCGCCTCCGGAAATACGCCGCAGTATTTCGCGGCTAAAAATGAGCGTGAGTGCGGCCGCATCGCGTGTCTGTGGTCTTCTCTGCTGATGTTCCGCTGGCCGATGATGATAGGTTACGCGATTCTGGGGCTTTACCTGGTAGAGGGGATGTTTCCGGATATGGCTGTGCTTGACCAGGCGGTTCAGCTGATTCATCAGAACCTGCCCGATATTCCCAAGGCCCAGTGGCCTGATACCCTTTCCAGGATTGCGAACAATTCCGTGGATTATCCTCAAATTGCAGCCGGCCTTGAGCAGATTTTAGGCGGCAGCTGGAGAGAAACTATTCATATGCTGAGTTTTGAGGGCGGGGTAAACGCTGAGAAGGTACTGCCCGCTGTTTTGCTTCACTATGTGCCGGTAGGTTTTAAGGGGCTTATCCTTGTAACGCTCATCGCGGCATCGATGTCAACATTTGACTCTACTATAAACCTTGCCGCTCCGCTGTTCACAAGAGATATTTATCAAACTTATTTCCGGCCAAAATCTTCAAACAAAGAGCTGCTGACAGTAACATACATATTCACGGTTTTGCTGGTAGCGACCGGCTTCTTGATGGGATACACGACTAAAAGCATCAATGAAATATGGGGCTGGGTAACCATGGGGCTCGGTTCCGGTCTTGCCGTGCCCGGGATGCTGCGGCTGTACTGGTGGCGGTTTAACGGGCAGGGGTTCGCAATCGGGACATTTGCCGGCATGGCCGCGGCGATAATTCAAAAGCTAATCTGGCCGGAGCTTGCCGAGCAGTGGCAGTTTGTTATATTGACTATAATATCTCTAACCTTCACGATTGCAGGTACATACATGACGAAACCCACGGACCGCAGCGTGTTGGAGAATTTCTACAAGACGACACGCCCGTTTGGATTATGGGGGCCGTTCAGGGATACTCTGCCGCCAACAGTCCAGACGGCGCTGAAAAAAGAAAACCGAAACAGCCTTGTCAGCCTGCCGTTTATTTTTGTCTGGATGATTTCACTCTACATGATGCCTATGCAGCTTATGATACGCGATTTCAGGGCTTTCGGCATATCGCTGATTTTCTTCGCCGTTGCAGTGGCGGGCATATTTAAATTCTGGGTGGGCAACCATCACTCTACTGATGCACTCGAAGCACTTGAGGCGGGAAAATGA